The Candidatus Azobacteroides pseudotrichonymphae genomovar. CFP2 region ACTTGCAGCAAAAACTTGTAGAATACAGAATGAAAATAATAATAGTGTTATTGATTTCTTATGTATCATAAGAACTAATAAGGCTTACTCTTATTTTCTAATAAAATCAACTATTGCTTCCGATAATATTTTAGCAAATTCAAGCTGTTTTGTCTCAAGAAGAGTTGCAGCAACTGGATTAGTGATATATTCAATCCCTACCATTATTGCTGGAGAATTAATATTGCGTATTACATATAGATCTTTAAAATTTACTCCCCTGTTTGGTATCCCCATATCAGCAACCTGTTTGCCTATCTTTTCCATCATTGTATTAATGGTTTGACAAAATGGTGAACCTTTTTCCTTAGGATGCATAGTTATTTCTATTCCTCTAGTTGTAGTTGCTTTAGATACAACTGCATTACATTGAATGGAAATAAAAAGGTCTGGCTTAAGAGAATTAGAAAAATCAACTCTATCATCAAGAGAAACATAAGTATCTTCACTTCTTGTCAATGCTGACGTTATATTTTCCTTCTTTAATTCCTGTTGTAGCAATAGAGCTACTTGTAGATTTACATCTTTTTCCTTCAATTGATTGTGTAAAGCTCCAGGATCTTTCCCTCCATGACACGGATTTATTACCACATTTACTTGTTCTGCTATTCCTCTAACTCCGAATAGTATAGAGAACATGACAAGCATGATTTTAATTTTATTCATATCAATTAAGTTTTTTTTGTTATAAAATCGATTAGACACTCGTTTACTCTAAAATTAGCACACAGCCTACATCTTTCATTATGGATATGCTTGCCTTTCTGCACTCCCTCTGTGATATTCCATATATGTTGTTCGTTAGGTGCTAGTCTACTTTTATCTACCATAAAATATTATCTAAAGATAGGGCAATCGGCAAACTGGAGATCTCTCCCTGCTGACACTACATACTTTGTTTTTCCCCTATCATGTGTGCATGTGGCATCATCAGCTCCTTTAAATGTATTCGTATTCTGTTGGATCCATAGATAGGTAGTACGGAACACCATACATTAAAGTTCCATAATGATGAGTGGCCATCATCTCTGACTTTACAGAGCTTTTATAACTCATTGCTGCAGACATCTCAAATGTTCCATAGGAGCCTCATATTACAAATAATATGATTACGGCATCCAACAATCTCTTTTTAGTTTTAGCCTGTATATACTAATTCCCATACAAAATCAGAATCTCTTATCCCATCACGATCTCTAACTCCCTTTTTATACCAATTCTCATAGGTATCGTCGTCTATGTTGGAATCAATTCTATATGACTCGTATATTGTTAAATCTCCATACGGAACATAAACCAATACAAAATCAGTCCTTGACTGATGACTGCCTGTATTTGGATATGGGTTTATTGGATCTGAAGAAGCTTGACGTTTCTTACGCCATAGATCGTCATGTTGTGATGTACTTGTAGGCCATACCATCACACGTCCACTGCATACAGTAACTCAAACTGTTGCGAAGAATACTATTGTCAATAATTTTTTCATAGTACTTATTTTATTTGTTTATTCATTTATATGGAAAGGAATAATCATCTTATCCTTCCACATCTTGCCTTGATCTTGGTAATGATCTTGGTAATGTAAAGATTAATTTCCTTTTTCTCATCATCTAGAATGAGTTATATCACCATGTTGCCATAAGACCATGAGTTGATTGCATTTACTAATGACCTGTACTCTTTTACACAATCTTCATAGTTAGATGCACTCCAGAAAAATGTATCACATATCCTGTATCTGTCAACAAACAAAGTATTGTCCAACTTCATTGCACACAATCCAAACCCGAGCTCACTGTCCCATTTGTACTCAACTGGATCATCATCAAACTTAAACCAGAACTTCTATCCGTTAAGTGGCATTCCAGAGCATACCACAAAGTAGAATGCTGCGAAAAATATAAATGTTAGTAGTTTCTTCATTGTCGTTTAGTCTATCGTTACATCTCTTACATACTCTTGTGGGATTATCCAAAAAAAGTGTCCCCAATTGCGTGGGAAAGAATACTTGCCGTATCAAAGCGAAACCACGAAGTAAAAGGAACCCACATTCGTTAAGAAACGCATTAAGCTTATTGTACACAGCTTTTTGTACACAGCTTTGCCTTTGACATCTCCTTCTGACTCTTTCTAGCCAACCCAAGCTAATTGTATTACCACGTTTGGACCATCAAGCCATGCATCGTACGTTACGTCAAAAACGTCTGACTTTTCATAGAATTCTCTGTCTGTCTTCTCCATCTTGATCCATATCTCGTTGTTCCAAACACAAGATATCTCAACCGTTGTAGCTAGTGCTGGATGACGCATATGGATTACCGTTCCACCAGCTCCAAGCGGAGCTAGCAAGAATAGAAATATGGCACATGTCTTTTTCATACTTCGCTGTTATCCATAGTAGTTTACGTTTACAGACTGAACATCTTTTGCGTCAAAATAGACAGCTTGTTCCCATACACCACATAAAAAAATAGGATATAAATAATATACTTTCCATACGCTATCTCTATATCCTCTTGAGCGAAAGGTTTTGTTGTATATCTAACAAGGCTCTATATTGTGCTTCAGCTTTATCGCTCCACATAGTATTGTCGCCAATCATCCATTCTCTTTCCGCTAATGGCGGAAAATGCTTAAGACCTGCACATTGTTGTTCGTATGGACACTTTGCAAGAGAGAAGAAAGTGGCTGTAACTCTTGTATCAACGTCATAAAGGTATGTAAAGGTGTCACCACCATTCTTGAACTGTATAGTTATAAGTGTATTCCCGTATGATAAGACAGCGGACACGATAAATAGCAGTGTTTAGTATCGCCTTTTCATAGTCTGCGTGGTGTTATTATTAAACGTCTTCCTTCTAGTCTTATCTCAACATATTCTCCCCACCAGTTCTCTAACCTAGTTATATTAGCAGGGTCAAGCCACAGATCATTCCATCCGTTAACACTGCCTTCATGGCAATCCCACTCAATTATGGATTGAGTGGATTTAGCATTTATTTTATTTACGAGTTCCTGATAAGTCTCTTTTGTAGCTCTAAACCCAGAAATAGACCCGTTCCAGTCATGAATACATAGTGCATGTACGACATTTCCTCGTGATTGTCCATTATGTTTGACAATGCCAAAAGTTGTATAGCCTGTATGCTCTGTTTCCTGACGTATTTTTGATCCGTCTCTGAATGTTATTTCAACCCATGTGCTACCTCCGTAGGCTAGGCAAAACCCAAAGCCGTAGGCTAGGTAAAACCCAAAGCCTAGGAAGACGAAGATTAATATGAGGATATTGAGCATTCTACGTATAAATTAAATTACCTGAATAAGTAGTTTAGGTTCTCAAAGTAGATATTGATAAACAATACAGAGAAAAACAGCAGTGATAATAGTTCTTCATTGTCCGCTCCCAGCTGCGGGTGTTTGTACAGGTGGCTTCTTAAAGTGATGTACCAAGTCTGTCACTATCCACTTAACACTTAAGTAAGTGCTATAGACAGCAACATATTTGCTGCACCAGTAATATGTTTCCCTTAGAACTTTAGGCATACCATCGTTGTACTCGTAATAATAGTCGTAGTTGGGATCCTTCTTCTCATTAGGATCAGGCTGATGTGGATCTGCAAAACTATGCAAAAACACACCGGCAAGTAATATGCTCAATAGGTATCTCTTCATGATATGGTTCTTTTGAATACGAGGAGTATGATGAAAATCATAGTAAAATTCAAGATTAGTTAAATATTGGCATTTCTCTCCTTACGAGCACTACTGTGTCATCTGTAGGTATTTTGCCGTTTTCTTGTCCCTTAACGTGCCATACATCAGCGTCTGCATTCCTATATTGAGTACTCAGCAAATATTTAGAAACTGAAACTACATGGACAGATTTTATTATTTCCTGAACGTTTTCCGGTTTCATATATATTTGTTCGCATGATATTCAGTAAAATATTCATCATCAATTTGTCAACATTTGCACTTACATCCCTTACAACACAAGTTGCCATAGATTATATTTCAGGAGCTTGACGTTCATATTTGTCCATATATGCTATGTTTACATTGGTAATGCACGGAAAAGAGCCTACTATCTATATCAATTACAGCATACTTATATGCTTTCATTGAGAAGCAGATAAGAACAAGCAGAGACAGTATTATACTTTTTTTATCATTCTATCTTAATTGATTCAACATCTGCCTGAGCTAGAGTAAAGCTTGTCCAAGAATATGCATCACGGTAACATCTTTCATAA contains the following coding sequences:
- a CDS encoding N-acetylmuramoyl-L-alanine amidase family protein, with protein sequence MNKIKIMLVMFSILFGVRGIAEQVNVVINPCHGGKDPGALHNQLKEKDVNLQVALLLQQELKKENITSALTRSEDTYVSLDDRVDFSNSLKPDLFISIQCNAVVSKATTTRGIEITMHPKEKGSPFCQTINTMMEKIGKQVADMGIPNRGVNFKDLYVIRNINSPAIMVGIEYITNPVAATLLETKQLEFAKILSEAIVDFIRK